Proteins encoded in a region of the Marinococcus sp. PL1-022 genome:
- the lepB gene encoding signal peptidase I, with amino-acid sequence MTNWSKEIWDWIKVIVVVVLIVVIVRGFLFANYVVSGPSMLPTVEDGQRMIINKIGYAFSEPERSDIIVFHANENSDYIKRVIGLPGDTVEYRDDTLYINGEAQEEPYLEEYQNQTNGEFTQDFTLQGVTGETTVPEDSYFVMGDNRPRSEDSRADAVGFVDEEQIVGEASIRYWPLDDFTFSP; translated from the coding sequence ATGACGAATTGGTCAAAAGAAATATGGGATTGGATTAAAGTAATCGTCGTCGTCGTTTTAATCGTCGTCATTGTGCGCGGCTTCTTGTTTGCCAACTATGTTGTCAGCGGCCCTTCCATGCTTCCGACAGTGGAAGACGGACAGCGGATGATTATTAACAAGATCGGCTATGCTTTCTCCGAGCCCGAACGCTCAGATATCATTGTTTTTCATGCAAATGAAAACAGTGACTATATTAAACGGGTTATCGGTCTTCCGGGGGATACGGTGGAGTATAGGGACGATACGTTATACATCAACGGAGAAGCTCAGGAGGAGCCGTACTTAGAAGAATATCAAAATCAGACGAACGGAGAGTTCACCCAGGATTTCACGCTCCAGGGAGTGACCGGAGAAACAACTGTGCCGGAAGACAGCTATTTTGTAATGGGCGACAACCGCCCCCGCAGTGAAGACAGCAGAGCCGACGCAGTCGGTTTTGTGGATGAGGAGCAGATTGTCGGGGAAGCGAGTATCAGGTACTGGCCGCTCGATGATTTCACCTTCAGTCCATGA
- the msrA gene encoding peptide-methionine (S)-S-oxide reductase MsrA — translation MTQQNERKNKELATFAGGCFWCMVQPFDELPGIISITSGYTGGSIAHPSYEQVKAGTTGHREAVQIEFDPALFSYQQLLDLYWPQIDPTDPDGQFHDRGPQYQTAIFHHNEEQRRLAEASRQRVEESGRFRDPVVTEIRPAEPFYPAEESHQNFYKKEREAYKKDRALSGRDEFIEAHWDSSPGNQ, via the coding sequence ATGACCCAGCAAAATGAGAGAAAAAATAAAGAATTGGCAACCTTTGCCGGTGGATGCTTTTGGTGCATGGTACAGCCGTTTGACGAGCTCCCCGGCATTATATCCATTACGTCGGGCTACACCGGCGGAAGCATAGCTCATCCTTCATACGAGCAGGTAAAAGCCGGCACCACAGGTCATAGAGAAGCAGTACAGATTGAGTTTGATCCTGCGCTGTTTTCCTACCAGCAGCTGCTCGACCTATACTGGCCTCAAATTGATCCTACCGATCCAGACGGCCAGTTTCACGACCGCGGCCCGCAATATCAGACGGCTATTTTTCACCATAATGAAGAGCAGCGACGGCTGGCAGAAGCATCGAGGCAGCGGGTAGAAGAAAGCGGCCGGTTCCGTGATCCCGTAGTGACAGAGATCAGACCGGCGGAGCCTTTTTATCCGGCGGAAGAATCCCATCAGAACTTTTATAAAAAAGAACGTGAAGCCTATAAAAAAGACCGGGCCCTCTCCGGCCGGGATGAATTTATTGAAGCTCACTGGGATAGTTCTCCCGGAAATCAATAA
- the glpK gene encoding glycerol kinase GlpK, which produces MTEKKYILSIDQGTTSSRAILFDQEGRIVGSEQRELEQYFPRAGWVEHNANEIWSGVLGCIAGVLENNEVSPKQISGLGITNQRETTVVWDKHTGKPVYHALVWQSRQTASICEELKQQGYEEMVRSKTGLLLDPYFSGTKVKWILDNIEGTKERAEQGDLLFGTIDTWLIWRLTGGKAHVTDYSNASRTMMFNIYDLTWDQELLQMLDVPEVMLPDVKSSSEIYGYTVDYHFFGEEIPIASAAGDQHAALFGQTCFDEGMVKNTYGTGCFMLMQTGETPIHSDNGLLTTIAWGLDGKVKYALEGSIFVAGSAVQWLKDGMRLIDSSAASETYALRVNDSEGVYVVPAFTGLGAPYWDSEVRGAVFGLTRGTEKEHFIRATLEALAYQTKDVLDVMREDAGMEVKTLRVDGGVVPNNFLMQFQCDMAEVRVERPYVLETTALGAAYLAGLATGFWKNKEELMEKWELEKSFDVHMEDEKREEHYSGWKKAVDAARAFK; this is translated from the coding sequence ATGACTGAAAAGAAATACATTCTCTCAATAGACCAGGGAACGACCAGCTCAAGAGCTATATTGTTTGATCAGGAAGGCCGGATTGTAGGCAGTGAACAGCGTGAGCTGGAGCAGTATTTTCCCCGCGCCGGCTGGGTGGAACACAATGCCAATGAAATCTGGTCCGGGGTGCTTGGCTGCATTGCCGGAGTGCTGGAGAACAATGAAGTTTCCCCAAAGCAGATCAGCGGGCTCGGCATTACAAATCAACGTGAAACCACAGTGGTATGGGATAAGCATACGGGAAAACCGGTCTACCACGCCTTGGTATGGCAGTCCCGGCAGACCGCCTCTATCTGTGAAGAATTAAAGCAGCAGGGATATGAAGAGATGGTAAGAAGCAAAACAGGACTGCTGCTTGACCCTTACTTTTCGGGGACGAAAGTAAAATGGATTCTCGATAATATTGAGGGGACAAAGGAAAGAGCGGAACAGGGAGATCTGTTGTTTGGTACGATCGATACGTGGCTGATCTGGAGATTAACCGGCGGAAAAGCCCACGTAACGGATTATTCCAACGCTTCACGCACGATGATGTTTAACATTTACGATCTAACCTGGGACCAGGAGCTTCTGCAAATGCTGGATGTCCCCGAAGTGATGCTTCCTGACGTGAAGTCGTCGTCGGAAATATACGGATATACCGTGGATTACCACTTCTTCGGGGAAGAAATACCAATCGCTTCGGCTGCCGGTGATCAGCATGCAGCGTTGTTTGGACAGACATGCTTTGATGAGGGTATGGTAAAAAATACGTACGGAACCGGCTGCTTTATGCTGATGCAGACAGGAGAGACTCCGATACATTCTGACAACGGGCTGCTTACAACTATCGCGTGGGGGCTCGACGGAAAAGTGAAATATGCGCTTGAAGGAAGTATTTTTGTGGCAGGATCAGCTGTGCAGTGGCTAAAGGACGGCATGCGCCTGATTGACTCGTCCGCTGCTTCTGAAACCTATGCGCTGCGTGTAAACGACAGCGAGGGTGTTTATGTTGTGCCTGCCTTTACCGGGCTCGGGGCACCCTATTGGGACAGCGAAGTGCGGGGAGCGGTATTTGGCCTTACCCGAGGCACTGAAAAAGAACATTTTATCCGGGCGACCCTCGAAGCGCTTGCGTACCAGACAAAGGACGTCCTTGATGTAATGAGGGAGGACGCGGGTATGGAAGTAAAAACATTACGTGTCGATGGCGGCGTTGTGCCAAACAACTTCCTCATGCAGTTTCAGTGTGATATGGCTGAGGTCCGCGTGGAGCGCCCCTACGTACTGGAAACGACGGCACTTGGAGCTGCTTATCTTGCAGGCCTTGCCACAGGCTTTTGGAAAAACAAAGAGGAGCTTATGGAGAAGTGGGAGCTCGAAAAATCGTTTGATGTGCATATGGAGGATGAAAAACGGGAAGAGCATTACTCAGGGTGGAAAAAAGCGGTTGATGCAGCACGTGCGTTTAAGTAA
- a CDS encoding transglycosylase domain-containing protein encodes MRKLLGLLWILLFITGGAVVYCLFAKEMTSTQALSSFLEEQIDVSGVPIAQNSYVTDRQGSQIAEFQPEENRRYVSLSHFPEHARAAFIATEDQNYYEHQGIDPLGVVRAFISNASSGSIEEGASTITQQATRNMYFSHQQTYERKVAEVLFAYQLEQTYTKNEILEMYMNTIYFGEGIYGFETASRSYFGKPSSDLSLAQAAFLAAIPANPSYYHPVDHPDRTRERQQWILEKMKETEAITAEEKLQAAQETVSVDLQKSKANPYPDYTDYVKHEFRQLVAQNEGWTERINQAAESEKEALSEELDTRTEQLLQSGITIHTAMDSDLQTMLTEESRSYWQQRNIEGAAVIADHKAGAITAISGGADYQEYEFNRAFQAYRQPGSVWKPLLVYGPYLEEKQRSINDLVSTEKYCAASYCPANESGTTKDRVTIEHALAFSYNTSALRLMHQNGLDASFQYLEKFEWSKLTPGDRQYAAALGGIEYGVSPVELTSAYTVFSSGGTYEPPRAITSVTDADGEILFEWETKETVVWSKETNDQMREALRTTVLSGTASTLKEVGDVSGKTGTSNNTKDSWFAGYDSRYTMGVWHGYDEPRPLNPEDSAISFWKTMYPLLYEKSGQP; translated from the coding sequence ATGAGAAAACTTTTAGGACTTCTATGGATACTATTATTTATAACCGGCGGGGCCGTCGTTTACTGCCTGTTTGCAAAGGAAATGACCAGCACGCAGGCTCTCTCTTCCTTCCTCGAGGAGCAGATTGACGTCTCCGGCGTGCCAATTGCCCAGAACAGCTACGTGACCGACCGGCAGGGCAGTCAAATTGCTGAATTTCAGCCGGAGGAAAACCGGCGGTACGTCTCCCTCTCCCATTTTCCCGAACATGCGAGAGCTGCTTTTATTGCAACAGAGGACCAAAATTATTACGAGCATCAGGGCATCGACCCTTTAGGCGTTGTCCGGGCTTTTATAAGCAATGCCAGCAGTGGCAGCATTGAAGAAGGCGCAAGTACGATCACGCAGCAGGCGACACGAAATATGTATTTTTCCCACCAGCAGACGTATGAACGAAAGGTTGCCGAGGTTCTGTTTGCCTATCAGCTTGAACAAACCTATACAAAAAATGAAATTCTGGAAATGTACATGAATACTATTTATTTCGGCGAAGGCATTTACGGATTTGAAACGGCGAGCCGTTCTTATTTCGGCAAACCAAGCAGTGATCTCTCACTTGCACAGGCAGCTTTCCTGGCTGCCATTCCGGCTAATCCGTCCTACTACCACCCCGTTGATCATCCGGACAGGACCAGGGAGCGGCAGCAGTGGATCCTGGAAAAAATGAAAGAGACCGAAGCTATAACTGCTGAGGAAAAATTACAGGCTGCCCAAGAAACGGTCTCTGTAGATTTACAAAAAAGCAAAGCCAACCCTTATCCTGATTATACCGATTACGTGAAGCATGAATTCAGACAGCTTGTTGCTCAAAACGAAGGCTGGACTGAACGGATAAATCAGGCGGCGGAGAGCGAGAAAGAAGCTCTTTCCGAAGAGCTTGATACACGTACAGAGCAGCTCCTTCAGTCCGGCATTACGATCCATACCGCCATGGATTCTGATCTGCAGACCATGCTCACAGAAGAATCCCGCTCCTACTGGCAGCAGCGGAATATTGAAGGGGCCGCTGTCATAGCTGATCACAAGGCCGGTGCTATTACGGCAATAAGCGGCGGGGCAGATTACCAGGAATATGAATTCAACCGGGCCTTTCAGGCATACCGGCAGCCCGGTTCGGTATGGAAGCCACTGCTCGTCTACGGACCGTACCTTGAAGAAAAACAGCGCTCTATCAACGACCTGGTCTCCACAGAAAAGTACTGCGCAGCCTCCTATTGTCCCGCAAATGAGAGCGGTACGACAAAGGACAGGGTAACGATTGAACATGCTCTTGCCTTTTCCTACAATACTTCTGCTCTGCGTCTCATGCATCAAAATGGACTGGACGCTTCCTTTCAGTACCTTGAAAAATTTGAGTGGTCAAAATTAACCCCGGGAGACAGGCAATACGCCGCCGCCCTCGGCGGCATTGAGTACGGGGTCTCCCCGGTGGAGTTAACGAGTGCTTATACCGTATTCTCCAGCGGCGGCACGTATGAACCGCCGCGTGCTATTACTTCTGTTACTGATGCAGATGGAGAGATTCTGTTTGAATGGGAAACGAAGGAAACAGTCGTATGGTCTAAAGAAACAAATGACCAGATGCGTGAAGCCCTTCGCACCACCGTCCTTTCAGGAACGGCTTCAACTCTAAAAGAGGTGGGAGACGTCAGCGGTAAAACCGGTACATCCAACAATACCAAAGACAGTTGGTTTGCCGGCTATGACAGCAGATACACCATGGGAGTCTGGCATGGGTACGACGAGCCCCGTCCTTTAAATCCCGAAGACAGCGCCATTTCTTTCTGG
- a CDS encoding glycerol-3-phosphate responsive antiterminator, producing the protein MLTGQKILPAARNEREFEKALKTSGPYVVILNVHLAKLKSLMQLSKRADKKVLLHADLVQGLAHDDSAAQYLCQNIRPDGLISTRRQILTTAKKNNLITVQRLFLLDSLALETSYKLLEDIKPDMVELLPGIVPSMIKEVAENKNVPVIAGGLIRSQEEVSAAWSAGASAISTTEKSLWPK; encoded by the coding sequence ATGCTTACCGGCCAAAAAATTCTGCCAGCAGCCCGCAATGAGAGGGAGTTTGAAAAAGCGCTCAAAACCTCCGGGCCGTACGTGGTTATTTTAAACGTGCATCTGGCGAAGCTTAAAAGCCTGATGCAGTTAAGCAAACGGGCAGATAAAAAAGTGCTTTTGCATGCAGATCTGGTCCAGGGGCTCGCCCATGATGATTCCGCGGCCCAGTATTTATGCCAGAATATCCGTCCGGACGGATTAATCAGCACCCGCCGGCAGATTCTGACAACAGCTAAAAAAAACAACCTTATCACAGTACAGCGCTTGTTTTTACTGGATTCACTCGCGCTTGAAACAAGCTATAAGCTGCTTGAAGACATAAAACCGGACATGGTGGAGCTTCTGCCGGGTATTGTGCCATCTATGATTAAGGAAGTAGCAGAAAATAAAAATGTGCCTGTTATTGCAGGTGGTCTGATTCGCTCGCAGGAAGAGGTTTCTGCTGCCTGGAGTGCAGGGGCATCGGCTATATCGACGACGGAAAAATCATTATGGCCAAAATAG